From the genome of Epinephelus lanceolatus isolate andai-2023 chromosome 23, ASM4190304v1, whole genome shotgun sequence, one region includes:
- the LOC117249146 gene encoding toll-like receptor 1: MSTQSTSVTFLIGTIAIVSLIKPDCVAVKEDESGFKLCVTSRRGMRDLSHQNLTSVPSNLPNDTQYLDLSYNSIQRLNGAPFSGLSQLCYLTVTHCGLREISPAVFSHTPALKVLNISYNELPIIPDISLKWLKILDLANNLYNSYRIPASFQKLINLDVLVLGSTAALSINYDDFDPLTNVSLHHLTLGAGIHWQNYDSGALTKLKSLETVSIFAPFCGDLNTFENVLADLNVTKATSLRFITLFPDNCSDTGNLFKNLRTMPFIKNLTIENTWTNSSFMEVFLKNVWLSYLYDLSFVNITYSEDTPDGFQFRTINHTINLSSITFNGINHYQYKYPTFNMSFEAISNLTYLKFSGTGMNILPCNLLSALPSLETLDLSDNLLPDSGFWWIHCSYTSVFPKLKRLSLSKNRFSSLSFISEKTHQMKTLESLDLSFNSISLDGDCSWPAQLTELSLGNNNLGNSVFKYLSANFERIDLSKTGITAITKEDLSRFPSLTHLQLSSNSIQVIPADLSAPALLSLYIDQNAITTISREGLAGLPRLQTLKAGGNPFVCSCDSYWFVTVLNKSMLLDWPFDYTCSTPPAFAALPLSEYKTSELSCEMWLQAAVAVPVIILICAAIGLVFYKCDGVWYTKMLWVWIRVKRRGKKRSNMLKNVSFSYHAFISYSHQDSDWVDSQLVPSLEGAGCSLCVHERDFVPGEWIIDNIINCVESSYKTLFVLSKHFVQSEWCNYELFFAQHRAISVQRDSLVFILLEPIPTYSLPKKFLRLRSLLRQQTYLEWPKDERKQQVFWASLKSMLHMADTSVVMKDVALAIADTVPLLTDQD; this comes from the exons ATGTCCACCCAAAG caCAAGTGTGACTTTTCTGATTGGGACCATTGCCATCGTGTCCCTAATCAAACCTGACTGTGTGGCTGTCAAAGAAGATGAAAGTGGATTTAAACTGTGCGTCACCTCAAGGCGAGGAATGAGAGACCTCTCCCATCAGAATCTAACAAGTGTTCCCTCAAATCTTCCCAATGACACGCAGTATCTGGATCTTTCTTACAACTCCATCCAAAGACTGAACGGAGCTCCGTTTTCTGGACTGTCCCAACTCTGCTATCTGACGGTAACTCACTGTGGCTTGCGAGAAATTTCTCCTGCTGTGTTCAGTCACACACCAGCACTCAAAGTTCTCAACATATCTTACAATGAGTTACCCATCATCCCGGACATTTCATTGAAATGGCTGAAAATCCTTGATTTGGCTAACAACCTGTACAACAGCTATCGAATTCCAGCATCCTTTCAGAAGCTAATCAATCTGGATGTGCTGGTGTTAGGTAGTACAGCTGCTCTGTCAATCAACTATGATGACTTTGATCCACTGACAAACGTTTCTCTACATCATCTGACTTTGGGAGCAGGGATTCACTGGCAAAACTATGATTCTGGTGCTCTCACAAAACTGAAGTCTCTTGAAACTGTGTCAATTTTTGCACCTTTTTGTGGGGATTTGAATACATTTGAGAATGTCCTCGCGGACTTGAATGTGACAAAAGCAACATCACTGAGATTCATCACTCTATTTCCAGACAATTGCAGTGACACTGGCAACCTTTTTAAAAACCTGAGGACAATGCCATTTATAAAGAATCTCACCATAGAAAACACTTGGACGAACAGCTCATTCATGGAGGTGTTTCTGAAGAATGTGTGGCTCTCCTACCTTTATGATCTCTCATTTGTCAACATCACTTATAGTGAAGATACACCGGATGGGTTTCAGTTTCGCACCATTAATCACACAATCAACCTATCCTCGATTACCTTCAATGGGATAAATCACTATCAGTACAAATACCCCACATTCAACATGAGCTTTGAGGCCATCTCAAATCTGACCTATTTAAAATTCTCTGGGACTGGAATGAACATTTTACCCTGCAACCTGTTATCTGCTTTGCCCTCCCTGGAGACATTGGATCTGTCAGATAACCTCTTGCCGGATTCAGGCTTCTGGTGGATTCATTGTTCATACACCTCCGTCTTCCCTAAACTCAAGAGACTATCTTTAAGCAAGAACCGCTTCAGCAGTCTTTCCTTTATCTCTGAGAAGACGCATCAGATGAAGACATTAGAGTCTCTGGACCTCAGCTTTAACTCCATCAGCTTGGACGGGGACTGCTCTTGGCCTGCTCAGCTGACTGAGCTCAGCCTGGGAAACAACAACCTGGGCAACAGTGTCTTTAAATACCTCTCAGCAAACTTTGAGAGGATTGACTTGTCAAAGACGGGAATAACAGCCATAACGAAAGAGGATCTGTCTCGGTTTCCCAGTCTGACACACCTCCAACTCAGCTCCAACAGCATCCAGGTTATCCCTGCTGATCTCAGCGCCCCGGCTCTGCTCAGTCTCTACATAGACCAGAATGCTATCACGACTATATCCAGGGAGGGCTTGGCAGGACTTCCCAGGCTTCAGACCCTCAAAGCTGGAGGCAATCCGTTTGTCTGCTCATGCGACTCCTACTGGTTCGTCACTGTTCTCAACAAATCTATGCTACTCGATTGGCCCTTCGATTATACATGCAGCACCCCACCAGCTTTTGCAGCTCTGCCACTCTCAGAGTACAAAACCAGTGAGCTGTCATGTGAGATGTGGCTTCAAGCTGCAGTTGCTGTTCCTGTAATAATCCTTATATGTGCTGCGATAGGTCTTGTTTTCTATAAATGTGATGGAGTGTGGTATACTAAGATGTTATGGGTGTGGATCAGGGTGAAGAGGAGAGGCAAGAAGCGCTCTAACATGTTGAAGAATGTATCATTTAGTTATCATGCGTTCATCTCCTACAGTCATCAGGACTCTGACTGGGTAGACAGCCAACTGGTGCCCTCTCTGGAAGGTGCTGGGTGTTCACTCTGTGTTCACGAGCGCGACTTCGTCCCTGGTGAGTGGATCATAGACAACATCATCAACTGTGTGGAGTCCAGTTACAAGACGCTGTTCGTCCTCTCCAAACATTTTGTCCAGAGTGAATGGTGCAATTACGAGCTCTTCTTTGCCCAGCACAGAGCCATCAGTGTCCAGCGGGACTCTTTAGTCTTCATATTACTGGAGCCCATTCCAACTTACTCTCTGCCTAAGAAGTTCTTGAGACTCAGGAGTTTACTGAGGCAGCAGACATACCTGGAGTGGCCCAAGGATGAACGGAAGCAGCAGGTTTTCTGGGCAAGTCTTAAATCCATGCTGCATATGGCAGACACATCTGTGGTTATGAAGGATGTGGCTTTGGCTATTGCAGATACAGTACCTTTACTGACAGATCAAGACTAA